A window of Polaribacter litorisediminis contains these coding sequences:
- a CDS encoding TrmH family RNA methyltransferase yields MIDKNLLNYFEGYLTEKRKETFKNVLENRTKHFTLVLEDIYQPHNASAVVRTCDIFGIQDVHVIENKYVNRVSRHVAKGAQKWITSTRYNSDGNNTASCIHALKKNGYQIIATTPHNDSCFLQDFDIHKKTAFILGAEAEGVSETVKNQADGFLKIPMVGFTESLNISVAAAIILQEVTTKLRGSNIDWQLSAQEKEILYFDWLKKTIKNVDKIEDLYYRNLKE; encoded by the coding sequence ATGATTGATAAAAACCTATTAAATTATTTTGAAGGCTATTTAACAGAGAAACGAAAAGAAACCTTTAAAAATGTTTTAGAGAATAGAACCAAGCATTTTACTTTAGTTTTAGAAGATATTTATCAGCCTCATAATGCAAGTGCAGTGGTTAGAACTTGTGATATTTTTGGAATACAAGATGTACATGTTATTGAAAATAAATATGTAAATAGAGTCTCCAGACACGTTGCAAAAGGTGCCCAAAAATGGATTACTTCTACGCGCTACAATTCAGATGGTAACAATACAGCATCATGTATCCATGCTTTAAAGAAAAATGGCTATCAAATTATAGCAACAACGCCACACAATGATTCTTGCTTTTTACAAGATTTTGATATCCATAAAAAAACGGCATTTATTTTAGGAGCAGAAGCAGAGGGTGTTTCGGAAACTGTAAAAAACCAAGCCGATGGATTTCTAAAGATACCGATGGTTGGTTTTACAGAAAGCTTAAATATCTCAGTTGCGGCAGCGATTATTCTTCAAGAGGTAACAACAAAGTTAAGAGGCTCCAATATAGATTGGCAATTATCAGCACAAGAAAAGGAGATTTTATATTTTGATTGGTTAAAAAAAACAATTAAAAATGTTGATAAAATTGAGGACTTGTATTATCGTAATCTAAAGGAGTGA
- a CDS encoding SIR2 family NAD-dependent protein deacylase: protein MKKLVVLTGAGISAESGINTFRGSNGLWEGHDVTKVASPEGFARNPQLVLDFYNQRRKQLLEVLPNKAHYNLVDLETDFDVEIITQNIDDLHERAGSSKVIHLHGELLKVRSSIDENLILDWRKDLFLGDLCHKKSQLRPHIVWFGEMVPMLNKAAEIVQKADVLIIIGTSMQVYPAASLIHYTQPNIPIYFIDPKPAVSENNFENLTIIKNVASSGTTELLRLLL, encoded by the coding sequence ATGAAAAAACTTGTTGTGTTAACTGGTGCAGGAATTTCCGCTGAGAGCGGCATCAATACTTTTAGAGGTAGCAATGGTTTGTGGGAAGGTCATGACGTTACTAAAGTTGCGAGTCCTGAGGGTTTTGCTAGAAATCCTCAATTAGTTTTAGATTTTTACAATCAACGCAGAAAACAATTGCTCGAGGTTTTACCCAATAAAGCGCATTATAATTTAGTGGATTTAGAAACCGATTTTGATGTTGAAATAATTACCCAAAATATAGATGATTTGCACGAACGAGCCGGAAGCTCTAAAGTAATCCATTTGCATGGAGAGCTTCTTAAAGTTAGAAGTTCTATTGATGAAAACCTGATTTTAGATTGGAGAAAAGATTTATTTTTAGGCGATTTATGTCATAAAAAAAGCCAATTAAGGCCTCATATTGTGTGGTTTGGTGAAATGGTGCCGATGTTAAACAAAGCAGCTGAAATTGTTCAAAAAGCGGATGTTTTGATCATTATCGGAACGTCAATGCAAGTATATCCTGCTGCGAGCTTGATACATTATACACAACCTAATATTCCGATTTATTTTATTGATCCTAAACCGGCGGTTTCTGAAAATAATTTTGAAAATTTAACCATTATTAAAAATGTGGCAAGCTCTGGAACTACTGAGCTACTTCGCTTATTGCTTTAA
- a CDS encoding sensor histidine kinase — MNSLLKRQLRKYLPKELQANKDLDLFLNAVDKSYTNSEDQFILLQRAASISSEELYESNKQLKQESKSQKEIISKLNNVVNTLKFYDLDEAKNLENLDSLALAGFIDDKTKDILEINKQKDRLVASLERQNQELNDYTHMVSHDLKTPLQSIDALTSWMKADYENELGGDGRNIINLIRENVEKMDTVIRGILQYSTIGKTEKERYKVDLNSLVAGLILKINNPNDVKILKLDKFPTIYGDKHRLELLFYHLIENAVKFNDKGEKGFVEIKCYEEPNFWKFSIKDNGKGIEKNYFDKIFMAFQKLEDDFKSAGIGLSIVQKIVEAYEGEISIKSTLNIETTFTFTLKK; from the coding sequence ATGAACTCTTTATTAAAAAGACAATTAAGAAAATATTTGCCAAAAGAGCTACAAGCTAATAAGGATTTAGATCTTTTTTTAAATGCTGTAGATAAATCTTATACCAACTCAGAAGATCAGTTTATATTATTACAAAGAGCAGCATCTATTAGTTCTGAAGAACTTTACGAATCTAATAAACAGTTAAAACAAGAGTCGAAATCGCAAAAAGAAATAATTTCTAAATTAAATAATGTTGTAAATACGTTAAAGTTTTATGATTTAGATGAAGCAAAAAATTTAGAAAATTTAGATTCTTTGGCATTAGCAGGTTTTATTGACGATAAAACAAAAGATATTCTTGAAATTAATAAACAAAAAGATAGATTAGTCGCTAGCTTAGAGCGTCAAAATCAGGAATTAAATGATTACACACACATGGTTTCTCATGATTTAAAAACACCACTACAAAGTATAGATGCTTTAACTAGTTGGATGAAAGCAGATTATGAAAATGAATTGGGGGGAGACGGAAGAAATATTATCAATTTAATTAGAGAGAATGTAGAGAAAATGGATACCGTAATTCGTGGTATTTTACAGTATTCAACAATTGGTAAAACAGAAAAAGAGCGTTACAAAGTAGACTTGAATAGTTTAGTAGCTGGTCTAATCTTAAAAATTAACAACCCAAATGATGTTAAAATTTTAAAATTAGATAAATTTCCAACCATTTATGGAGATAAGCATAGGTTAGAGTTACTTTTTTATCATTTAATTGAAAATGCTGTAAAATTTAATGACAAAGGAGAAAAAGGTTTCGTAGAAATTAAATGTTATGAAGAACCTAATTTTTGGAAATTTTCAATTAAAGATAACGGAAAAGGAATTGAAAAAAATTATTTTGATAAAATTTTTATGGCTTTTCAAAAATTGGAAGACGACTTTAAATCTGCAGGAATAGGTTTGTCAATTGTTCAAAAAATTGTGGAAGCTTATGAAGGTGAAATTTCTATAAAATCAACCTTAAATATTGAAACAACTTTTACATTTACCTTAAAAAAATAA
- a CDS encoding FIST signal transduction protein: MKTVQLKKNKHNSIEYVSEKQNLKAPLVLIFGDRYMLQDKNVFDEIRAVFKDGHLVFGSTAGDITSESVDEESITITAIEFEKSYFTIKKSNVLDAGNQIDSFTVGRQLIEQFPEEGLKYVFVVSEGSFINGSQLALGMNAATKNNLLITGGLCGDSERFEKTFSSYNELPKEGEIVAVGLYGDHLEVSFASNGGWIPFGPERLITKSKDNILYELDGKPALDLYKKYLGDKSKELPGAALLFPLNVKFSDKNKSIVRTILTIDEKENSMILAGDIVEGSYVQLMMTNVDNIISAAEIGAVQALEHRNNKPELAILVSCIGRKLVLDQRVEEEVEEVIEVIGKETTVCGFYSYGEIAPFNSEMNCQLHNQTMAITLISE, from the coding sequence ATGAAAACTGTTCAATTAAAGAAAAATAAACATAATAGCATAGAATATGTATCAGAAAAACAAAACTTAAAGGCTCCTTTAGTTCTGATTTTTGGGGATAGATATATGTTGCAAGACAAAAATGTTTTTGATGAAATAAGAGCAGTTTTTAAAGACGGTCATCTTGTTTTTGGATCAACTGCTGGAGATATTACCTCAGAATCTGTAGATGAGGAGTCTATTACAATAACCGCAATTGAATTTGAAAAAAGTTATTTTACTATAAAAAAATCGAATGTTTTAGATGCTGGAAATCAAATTGATAGCTTTACTGTTGGTAGGCAATTAATAGAACAATTTCCAGAAGAAGGCTTAAAATATGTTTTTGTAGTTTCTGAAGGTAGCTTTATAAATGGAAGTCAACTCGCTTTGGGAATGAACGCTGCAACTAAAAATAATCTTTTAATTACTGGGGGCTTGTGTGGGGATTCAGAAAGATTTGAGAAAACTTTTTCTTCTTACAATGAACTTCCTAAAGAAGGAGAAATTGTAGCTGTAGGTTTATATGGAGATCATTTAGAAGTTTCTTTTGCATCCAACGGAGGTTGGATTCCTTTTGGTCCAGAACGATTAATTACCAAATCTAAAGACAATATTTTGTATGAATTAGACGGTAAACCTGCTCTAGATTTATATAAAAAATATTTAGGCGATAAATCTAAAGAATTACCAGGAGCAGCATTGTTGTTTCCTTTAAATGTAAAATTTTCTGATAAAAATAAATCAATTGTAAGAACAATTTTAACGATTGATGAAAAAGAAAACTCGATGATTTTAGCAGGTGATATTGTAGAAGGTTCTTATGTGCAGCTGATGATGACGAATGTAGATAACATTATAAGTGCGGCAGAAATTGGAGCAGTGCAGGCATTAGAGCATAGAAATAATAAGCCAGAATTAGCAATTTTAGTAAGTTGTATTGGTAGAAAATTAGTTCTAGATCAAAGAGTAGAGGAAGAGGTAGAGGAAGTAATAGAGGTTATTGGTAAAGAAACTACAGTTTGTGGATTCTATTCCTATGGAGAAATTGCCCCTTTTAATAGTGAAATGAACTGCCAATTGCACAACCAAACAATGGCAATTACTCTAATTAGCGAATAA
- a CDS encoding heme NO-binding domain-containing protein encodes MKGIVFTEFLDLVEDKFGLETVDKIITESQLDSGGIYTSVGTYSFSEMLQLLQSLSKHTSVSIDNLLLVYGEHFFSIIETSYPGLLATYKDPIEMLSSIENHIHIEVRKIYPDAELPTFIVEKKDEKSLTMLYKSSRAMHHFGLGLMNKTFEHFNATATIALHKINEDGTEVRFVINKN; translated from the coding sequence ATGAAAGGAATTGTATTTACCGAATTTTTAGATTTAGTTGAAGATAAATTTGGTTTAGAAACGGTAGATAAAATTATTACAGAATCTCAATTAGATTCTGGCGGTATTTATACATCTGTGGGTACTTACAGTTTCTCTGAAATGTTACAATTACTTCAAAGTTTAAGTAAACATACCAGTGTTTCTATCGATAATTTATTGTTGGTTTATGGTGAGCATTTTTTTTCAATCATAGAAACAAGTTATCCAGGTTTACTAGCAACTTATAAAGATCCTATAGAAATGCTTTCATCTATTGAAAATCATATTCATATAGAGGTTAGAAAAATATATCCAGATGCCGAATTGCCTACTTTTATTGTAGAAAAAAAAGATGAAAAATCTTTAACAATGCTATACAAATCTAGCAGAGCCATGCATCATTTTGGATTGGGTTTAATGAATAAAACATTTGAGCATTTTAATGCCACAGCAACGATAGCTCTTCATAAAATAAATGAAGATGGCACTGAAGTTAGATTCGTCATTAATAAAAATTAG
- a CDS encoding response regulator — MEKILKVLLVEDNLIEIMKMKRTISLLKLKHTIHEAKNGEEALQFLEDKANIPDIILLDLNMPKINGIEFLKILKANDDLKHIPTIILTTSNNQKDLLECYKTGMSGYVLKPLKYEDYVKKIETVLAYWSSNELRKL, encoded by the coding sequence ATGGAGAAAATTTTGAAGGTTTTATTGGTTGAAGACAATTTAATAGAGATAATGAAAATGAAAAGAACCATTTCATTATTAAAGCTAAAACATACCATACATGAAGCCAAAAACGGTGAAGAAGCTTTGCAATTTTTAGAGGATAAAGCTAATATTCCAGATATTATTCTTCTTGATTTAAATATGCCTAAAATAAATGGAATAGAGTTTCTTAAAATTTTGAAGGCTAATGATGATTTAAAACATATTCCTACCATAATTTTAACAACATCTAACAATCAAAAAGATTTATTAGAATGTTATAAAACAGGGATGTCTGGTTATGTTTTAAAGCCTTTAAAGTACGAAGATTATGTAAAAAAAATTGAAACTGTTTTAGCATATTGGAGTTCAAATGAATTAAGAAAATTATAA
- a CDS encoding DUF6495 family protein produces the protein MKYRQLTKEQFENLHKEFALFLASQKIDVTEWNQIKKEQPNVAEEEMNLFSDVVWEDVMSKTNYVEHFSETTVNLFKCDAEEIHRIAIKVNWDINLLDQKGFEWLMKNPMDNSVDIFKGSKPYHLERNQEVFDLIEKGGGISKGEIFDYFSQLVG, from the coding sequence ATGAAATATAGGCAACTTACCAAAGAACAATTTGAGAATTTACACAAAGAATTTGCACTGTTTTTAGCAAGTCAAAAAATAGATGTAACCGAATGGAATCAGATAAAAAAAGAACAGCCCAATGTGGCAGAAGAAGAGATGAACCTATTTTCTGATGTTGTTTGGGAGGATGTAATGTCTAAAACGAACTATGTAGAACATTTTTCTGAAACAACGGTTAATTTGTTTAAGTGTGATGCAGAAGAAATTCATAGAATTGCGATTAAAGTAAATTGGGATATCAATTTACTAGATCAAAAAGGATTTGAGTGGTTGATGAAAAATCCTATGGATAATTCAGTAGATATTTTTAAAGGTTCAAAACCTTATCATTTAGAAAGAAATCAAGAAGTTTTTGATTTAATTGAAAAGGGAGGCGGCATCTCAAAAGGTGAAATTTTTGACTATTTTAGTCAATTGGTTGGGTAA
- a CDS encoding YaiO family outer membrane beta-barrel protein has translation MGFDEILRIVLNKDKERKTDWIAYVKNEQYAEKYFKSLELVQKALLVFPGDADLLQLKAKAELNSNNSQEALITMKQAVKLHPDNEEVLNYKNSLESDLSFNTLSIDYSLEVYQNKDRDHMHYTTVQYARQTKYGSINAKINYTNRFLTDNYQLEIDLYPRIVKGLYAYVSGGWSQSPLNPSARYGAELFKSLPKSFEASLGFRWLKFSTETTIYTGSLGWYTGNSYWALRSYVTPGFPGTSASGRLFIESIEVMPKTI, from the coding sequence ATGGGGTTTGATGAAATCTTAAGAATTGTTTTAAATAAAGACAAGGAACGAAAAACAGATTGGATCGCCTATGTTAAAAATGAACAGTACGCAGAAAAATATTTTAAATCGTTAGAATTAGTGCAAAAAGCATTACTAGTTTTCCCTGGTGATGCCGATCTTTTGCAACTAAAAGCAAAAGCAGAACTAAATTCTAATAATAGTCAAGAAGCCTTAATTACAATGAAACAGGCTGTAAAATTGCATCCTGATAATGAAGAAGTTTTAAATTATAAAAATTCTTTAGAGAGCGATTTAAGTTTCAATACCTTAAGTATAGATTATTCTTTAGAAGTGTATCAGAATAAAGATCGAGATCATATGCACTATACAACTGTGCAATATGCTAGGCAAACTAAATACGGAAGTATCAATGCAAAAATAAATTATACAAATAGATTTTTAACCGATAATTATCAATTAGAAATAGATTTATATCCTAGAATCGTAAAAGGTTTGTATGCATACGTTAGTGGAGGTTGGTCTCAAAGTCCGTTAAACCCTAGTGCTAGATATGGAGCAGAATTGTTTAAATCTTTACCAAAAAGTTTTGAAGCTTCGTTAGGCTTTAGATGGTTAAAATTTTCTACAGAAACTACTATTTACACAGGTTCTTTAGGTTGGTATACAGGCAATAGTTATTGGGCGTTAAGATCTTATGTAACTCCAGGTTTTCCTGGTACGAGTGCCTCTGGTAGGTTATTTATAGAAAGTATAGAAGTGATGCCCAAAACTATTTAA
- a CDS encoding response regulator transcription factor, whose amino-acid sequence MKNKNKIVLAEDNSVLSLLLKSRLEKEGFKMLMAKNGKEAIEFIENENPDLILTDIMMDYMTGLEVVSHVRNQLNSKTPILVFSSSGQEDMVLRAFNLGANDFMCKPLSLSELLIRVKRMLL is encoded by the coding sequence GTGAAAAATAAAAATAAAATTGTGCTTGCAGAAGATAATTCTGTTTTATCTCTCCTTTTAAAATCACGTTTAGAAAAAGAGGGTTTTAAAATGCTGATGGCTAAAAACGGAAAAGAGGCTATAGAATTTATTGAAAATGAAAATCCTGACCTTATTTTAACGGATATTATGATGGATTATATGACGGGTTTAGAAGTGGTTAGTCATGTAAGAAATCAGTTAAATAGTAAAACACCAATATTGGTTTTTTCTTCATCCGGACAAGAAGATATGGTCTTAAGGGCATTTAATTTAGGAGCCAACGATTTTATGTGTAAACCCTTAAGTTTAAGTGAACTTTTAATTAGAGTAAAAAGAATGCTGCTGTAA
- a CDS encoding Hpt domain-containing protein, translating to MEIESILKSDVVDLTSIKSFFASDKDMLIQLINVYLSDTIPRLETLEKSLTDLDYEAVRGICHFLKSSLGLMGVSCLEEVAILEKLAQNNEDEAIIKQKLSAIIPVIKESITEYKMILNKLDAL from the coding sequence ATGGAAATTGAATCAATTTTAAAAAGTGATGTTGTAGACTTAACCTCTATAAAAAGTTTTTTTGCTTCGGATAAAGATATGCTCATTCAATTAATTAATGTGTATTTATCGGATACAATTCCAAGATTAGAAACTTTAGAAAAAAGCCTTACTGATTTAGATTATGAAGCAGTTAGAGGTATTTGTCATTTTTTAAAATCGTCATTAGGTTTAATGGGAGTTAGCTGTTTAGAAGAAGTGGCTATCCTTGAAAAACTAGCACAGAATAATGAAGATGAAGCAATTATTAAGCAAAAACTGAGTGCTATTATTCCTGTTATAAAAGAAAGTATTACCGAATACAAAATGATTTTAAACAAACTTGATGCTTTATAA
- a CDS encoding NAD(P)/FAD-dependent oxidoreductase produces the protein MIKEIQLRVNLIEERQENNLLYKASKQLGIDKNKISAVKVLRKSIDARKKDIIFNYKVAVYINEEVPEKPDYIFEYQDVSNAKEIHIIGFGPAGMYAALRCIELGYKPIVLERGKNVQDRRRDLKAINQDQIVNEDSNYCFGEGGAGTYSDGKLYTRSLKRGDVRRIFENLVFQGATSQILVDAHPHIGTNKLPKIIQNIRETILKFGGEIHFETKVIDFVVNNNKLQAIQLQNGKEMTVNAVILATGHSARDIYELLHKKDIALKAKSFAMGVRVEHPQEIIDQIQYHCSGKRDELLPAAAYSLVHQVNNRGVYSFCMCPGGFIVPAATANGEVVVNGMSPSRRNNKFANSGIVVELDIDKDFKKYEKFGALKGLEFQKDLEKIAFFAGGRTQTAPAQRLVDFVDGKLSPELNDTSYQPGLNSAPLHSLLPKIIGSRLRKGFVAFGQKMHGYYTNEANIVGVESRTSSPVNIPRKENLEHIEIKGLFPCGEGGGYAGGIVSAAMDGERCAEAAILNL, from the coding sequence ATGATAAAAGAAATACAATTACGCGTAAATTTAATTGAGGAGCGCCAAGAAAATAACCTCTTATATAAGGCTTCTAAACAATTAGGGATTGATAAAAATAAAATTTCTGCTGTAAAAGTTCTCCGTAAATCTATTGATGCTCGTAAAAAAGACATCATTTTTAACTACAAAGTTGCGGTTTATATCAACGAAGAAGTTCCTGAAAAACCTGATTATATTTTTGAATACCAAGACGTTTCTAACGCCAAAGAAATTCATATTATTGGTTTTGGTCCGGCAGGAATGTACGCCGCTTTGCGATGCATTGAACTAGGGTATAAACCGATTGTTTTAGAACGCGGAAAGAATGTTCAAGACAGACGAAGAGATTTAAAAGCCATCAATCAAGATCAAATTGTAAACGAAGATTCTAACTATTGTTTTGGTGAAGGAGGTGCAGGCACTTATTCTGATGGAAAACTCTATACAAGAAGTTTAAAACGTGGTGATGTTCGCAGAATTTTTGAAAATCTTGTTTTTCAAGGTGCAACCTCTCAAATTCTAGTAGATGCGCATCCGCATATTGGCACCAATAAATTACCCAAAATAATACAAAACATTCGTGAAACTATTTTAAAATTTGGAGGTGAAATACATTTCGAAACTAAAGTAATCGATTTTGTGGTGAATAACAACAAACTACAAGCTATTCAACTTCAAAATGGCAAAGAAATGACTGTAAATGCTGTTATTTTGGCAACGGGTCATTCGGCTAGAGATATTTACGAATTATTGCATAAAAAAGATATTGCTCTTAAAGCCAAATCTTTCGCAATGGGTGTTCGAGTGGAACATCCGCAAGAAATCATAGATCAAATTCAATACCATTGTTCTGGAAAAAGAGATGAACTTTTACCCGCTGCGGCGTATAGTTTAGTGCATCAAGTAAATAACAGAGGTGTGTATTCTTTCTGTATGTGTCCAGGCGGATTTATTGTTCCGGCAGCCACTGCAAACGGAGAAGTTGTGGTCAACGGAATGTCGCCTTCTAGAAGAAATAATAAGTTTGCCAATTCAGGAATTGTTGTAGAATTAGATATTGATAAAGATTTTAAAAAATACGAGAAATTTGGCGCTTTAAAAGGATTAGAATTTCAAAAAGATTTAGAGAAAATTGCTTTCTTTGCAGGCGGAAGAACACAAACAGCCCCAGCACAGCGGTTGGTAGATTTTGTTGATGGAAAACTCTCACCAGAATTAAATGATACTTCATATCAACCTGGATTAAATTCGGCTCCTTTACATTCGCTTTTACCAAAAATAATAGGAAGTAGATTGCGAAAAGGTTTTGTGGCTTTCGGACAAAAAATGCATGGTTATTATACCAATGAGGCCAATATTGTTGGGGTAGAATCTAGAACATCATCACCCGTAAATATCCCAAGAAAAGAAAATTTAGAGCATATAGAAATAAAAGGGTTGTTTCCTTGCGGAGAAGGTGGCGGATATGCAGGTGGTATTGTTTCTGCTGCCATGGATGGAGAACGGTGTGCAGAAGCTGCTATTTTAAATTTATAG
- a CDS encoding ATP-dependent zinc protease family protein encodes MKITIGREDKADFPEFFLEDIDLKIDSGAYTSSIHCSNIKEIELDGKKVLKFTLLDPEHILYNNKEFISEDYTSKLVKSSNGISEMRFRIHTKIIIFNKNFPIYLTLSERKDMKFPILLGRKFLNKKFIIDTVKKNLSHKIKYNKI; translated from the coding sequence ATGAAAATTACTATTGGCCGAGAAGATAAAGCTGATTTTCCTGAATTTTTTTTAGAAGACATCGACCTTAAAATAGATTCAGGTGCTTATACATCTTCTATACATTGCTCAAATATTAAAGAAATTGAATTGGATGGAAAAAAAGTACTTAAATTTACACTTTTAGATCCAGAGCATATATTGTACAATAATAAAGAATTTATTTCAGAGGATTACACCTCTAAATTAGTAAAAAGTTCAAATGGAATTTCTGAAATGCGCTTTCGTATTCATACAAAAATCATCATTTTTAATAAAAATTTTCCTATTTATTTAACATTAAGCGAACGTAAAGACATGAAATTCCCCATACTTTTGGGAAGAAAATTTTTAAATAAAAAATTTATCATAGATACTGTAAAGAAAAATTTATCCCACAAAATAAAATATAATAAAATATGA
- the rimK gene encoding 30S ribosomal protein S6--L-glutamate ligase: MRIVILSRNPKLYSTRRLVEAAQKRKHEVFVVDHLKCNIEIEKKAPKIYYKGEYLENIDAIIPRIGASVTFYGTAVIRQFEMMKVFTAVSSIGLVRSRDKLSSLQILARAGVGLPKTVFTNYTKDVEHVIDSVGGTPLVLKLLEGTQGLGVVLAETQNAATSVLEAFNGLGARVIAQEFIKEAGGADIRVFVVDGKVIGAMKRQGKEGEFRSNLHRGGNASIIELTDDEERTALKATKAMGLGVAGVDMLQSSKGPLVLEVNSSPGLEGIEVATGKNIAKEIIRYLELNVE; the protein is encoded by the coding sequence ATGAGAATTGTAATTCTATCAAGAAACCCAAAGTTATACTCAACAAGAAGGTTGGTTGAAGCCGCTCAAAAGAGAAAACATGAGGTTTTTGTAGTAGATCACTTAAAATGTAATATTGAAATTGAGAAGAAAGCTCCTAAAATATATTATAAAGGTGAATATTTAGAAAATATTGATGCTATTATTCCTAGAATTGGTGCTTCTGTAACTTTTTATGGTACAGCAGTAATTCGCCAATTTGAAATGATGAAGGTTTTTACAGCTGTTTCTTCTATTGGTCTGGTAAGATCTCGAGATAAATTGAGTAGTTTACAAATTTTAGCAAGAGCTGGTGTTGGTTTGCCAAAAACAGTTTTTACAAATTATACAAAAGATGTAGAACACGTAATAGATTCTGTTGGAGGCACTCCTCTTGTCCTAAAGTTATTAGAAGGAACCCAAGGTTTAGGAGTTGTTTTAGCAGAAACTCAAAATGCAGCAACTTCGGTTTTAGAAGCTTTTAATGGCTTAGGTGCTAGAGTTATAGCACAAGAGTTTATCAAAGAAGCTGGCGGAGCAGATATTAGAGTTTTTGTAGTTGATGGCAAAGTGATTGGTGCGATGAAAAGACAAGGTAAAGAGGGTGAATTTAGATCTAATTTACACAGAGGAGGAAACGCATCTATCATAGAATTAACCGATGACGAGGAAAGAACTGCCTTAAAAGCTACGAAAGCAATGGGGTTAGGTGTTGCAGGTGTAGATATGCTGCAATCTTCTAAAGGACCTTTAGTTTTAGAAGTAAATTCTTCTCCTGGTTTAGAGGGTATAGAAGTAGCAACTGGTAAAAATATTGCGAAAGAAATCATACGTTATTTAGAATTAAATGTCGAATAA
- a CDS encoding succinylglutamate desuccinylase/aspartoacylase family protein, whose product MSNKPFILLGKVIPEGKRTVIDLKIAKLHTRTTVNVPVIIERSQNPGPVVLLLSGIHGDETNGVGIVREIINLKLNKPKKGTIICIPVFNIFGYLIQTREFPDGRDLNRMFPGTINGSLASQFAYQFTKEIAPLVDYVIDFHTGGGERDNIAQIRCSKDDEKALELAKVFNPPMIVFSENITKSLRETLHKMGKTVLLFEGGKSNELNPTIINEGVNGTKNILIRLGLIEGEITVKAVPVFVYKSKWLRASDSGMFKIMAKNGSFVKKREILGVIQDPFGEFKKKIYAPFNCHIFCINKTPIVNKGDALFHVSITD is encoded by the coding sequence ATGTCGAATAAACCTTTTATACTTTTAGGAAAAGTAATTCCGGAAGGAAAACGTACTGTAATAGATTTAAAAATCGCTAAATTACATACAAGAACTACCGTGAATGTTCCTGTAATTATAGAGCGATCTCAAAATCCTGGTCCTGTAGTTTTACTACTATCGGGAATTCATGGAGACGAAACAAATGGAGTTGGTATTGTTAGAGAAATTATCAATCTAAAATTAAACAAACCCAAAAAAGGAACTATTATTTGTATTCCTGTTTTTAATATTTTTGGGTATTTAATACAAACTAGAGAATTTCCTGATGGTCGTGATTTAAACCGAATGTTTCCAGGAACTATTAATGGTTCTTTAGCAAGCCAATTTGCCTATCAATTTACAAAAGAAATTGCTCCTTTAGTAGATTATGTAATCGATTTTCATACAGGTGGCGGTGAGCGCGACAATATTGCACAAATAAGATGCAGTAAAGATGATGAAAAAGCGCTAGAACTAGCTAAGGTTTTTAACCCGCCGATGATTGTTTTCTCTGAAAATATCACAAAATCGTTAAGAGAAACTTTGCATAAAATGGGGAAAACCGTGTTACTTTTTGAAGGAGGAAAATCTAATGAATTGAATCCTACTATCATTAATGAGGGTGTAAACGGAACTAAAAATATTTTAATTCGACTTGGTTTAATCGAAGGAGAAATTACAGTGAAAGCAGTACCTGTTTTTGTTTATAAATCGAAATGGTTAAGAGCTTCAGATTCTGGCATGTTTAAAATAATGGCTAAAAATGGTTCTTTTGTAAAAAAAAGAGAGATTTTAGGGGTTATTCAAGATCCTTTTGGCGAGTTTAAAAAGAAAATATATGCACCTTTTAACTGTCATATTTTTTGCATTAATAAAACCCCGATTGTAAACAAAGGAGACGCTCTCTTTCATGTAAGTATTACTGATTAA